One Pseudomonas sp. C27(2019) DNA window includes the following coding sequences:
- a CDS encoding phosphomannomutase/phosphoglucomutase: MPSSIFRAYDIRGIIGSTLTTDTAYWIGRAVGSESLAKGESNVVVGRDGRLSGPDMAQALIQGLLDCGCHVTDLGMVPTPVLYFATHMLEASSGVMVTGSHNPPDYNGFKIVIAGDTLANERITALHTRIINNDLSSGTGSAESVEILQTYLEYIRDDIALAKPMRVVVDCGNGVGGVIGPQLLEALGCTVIPLYCDVDGTFPNHHPDPGKPENLQELIARVKEEDADLGIAFDGDADRLGVVTNTGRIIYPDHLMMLFAKDIVSRNPGADIIFDVKCTRRLSALISGYGGRPIMWKTGHSLIKAKMKETGALLAGEMSGHIFFKERWFGFDDGMYSAARLLEILSLDTRSADRVFAAFPVNLSTPEINIEVTEESKFQIIERLQREGQWGDASLTTLDGVRADFPKSWGLVRASNTTPMLVLRFEGETENDLEQIKVLFREQLLAIVPDLDLPF, from the coding sequence GTGCCGAGCAGTATTTTCCGCGCCTACGATATTCGCGGAATTATCGGCAGCACACTCACCACTGACACAGCGTACTGGATTGGACGGGCTGTCGGTTCAGAAAGCCTAGCCAAAGGCGAATCTAATGTTGTGGTGGGCCGTGACGGCCGTTTATCTGGTCCCGATATGGCACAAGCGCTGATTCAAGGCTTACTGGACTGCGGCTGTCATGTCACAGACCTCGGCATGGTGCCAACGCCGGTACTTTACTTTGCCACCCACATGCTTGAAGCCAGCTCTGGCGTTATGGTCACTGGCAGCCATAACCCACCAGACTACAATGGCTTTAAGATTGTGATCGCTGGCGACACGCTCGCCAATGAACGTATTACCGCGCTGCATACACGCATCATCAATAACGATTTAAGCAGCGGCACAGGTAGCGCTGAGAGTGTAGAGATACTGCAAACCTACCTTGAATACATTCGCGACGATATTGCTTTAGCTAAGCCCATGCGCGTTGTTGTTGATTGTGGCAACGGGGTTGGCGGCGTGATTGGCCCGCAGCTATTAGAAGCCCTAGGTTGCACAGTGATTCCGCTGTACTGCGATGTCGACGGCACCTTCCCCAACCATCACCCAGATCCTGGCAAGCCAGAGAACTTGCAAGAACTGATCGCTCGCGTTAAAGAAGAAGACGCTGATCTGGGTATAGCCTTCGATGGTGATGCTGACCGTTTAGGTGTAGTGACCAATACGGGGCGCATTATCTATCCCGATCACCTGATGATGCTCTTTGCTAAAGACATTGTGTCGCGCAATCCCGGCGCCGATATTATCTTCGACGTAAAATGCACACGCCGTTTATCAGCCTTAATTAGCGGCTATGGTGGTCGTCCAATTATGTGGAAAACCGGTCACTCACTGATTAAAGCTAAAATGAAAGAAACCGGTGCCTTGCTTGCTGGAGAAATGAGCGGGCATATTTTCTTTAAGGAGCGCTGGTTCGGCTTTGATGATGGGATGTATAGCGCAGCACGCTTGTTAGAAATTCTAAGTTTAGATACGCGCAGTGCTGATCGCGTCTTTGCCGCATTCCCAGTCAACTTATCAACACCGGAAATAAACATTGAAGTCACTGAGGAATCAAAGTTTCAAATCATTGAGCGCTTGCAACGTGAGGGCCAATGGGGTGATGCCAGTCTAACCACTCTGGATGGCGTGCGTGCAGACTTTCCTAAAAGCTGGGGGCTGGTGCGTGCATCCAATACCACGCCGATGCTGGTCCTACGTTTTGAGGGTGAGACGGAAAATGATCTAGAGCAGATTAAAGTGCTGTTTCGTGAGCAATTACTGGCGATTGTGCCTGATCTCGATTTACCTTTTTAA